The Brassica napus cultivar Da-Ae chromosome C1, Da-Ae, whole genome shotgun sequence DNA segment ATAGATATGTGTTAGAATTGATTAAGTTTGAGTTTAATTCAAAAATGTTACTAATCAtgaactaattaaaattttttgagTTGATGTTTgaattatgtattatatttgaATTACAATTTTGAGTTATccctttaaaaaattaaaactcaagtgtTAATTCTAACATCAAACAAAATTCAATGTATCAGAATTATGTCATTACTTTTTGATTTTGTGTTAGTTATCCCACAtgagttttagatttttaacaaaaagaatTAATACACCTAATGATTGTCTAACGTTTAACTTTTTGTCAAttcataatttttctttttaaaaaatatacctatttacttattagtaaaaaatgttcataaattattatttccaTTAAAACAGTAATATCAAATATTAGTTAACCATATTTATATGGAAGCCCATTGGTAGTTGTTTGCATTCGCATTAAAAGCCCGCTACTTGCATGCGACTATTGGGCATCTAAAAGGTCCATTAGTCGATCGGTTTAGCTATTTCGATTCGGTTCAACTTCGGTTTAGTCCAATTCAATTTCTTACCAAAAGAAACTCCCTAATGTCGACGGCGAACATGAAACCCTCCATGGCTCTTCTGCTCCATACTCTTCACAAAACTCACATTACTCCTTTTATTTCCTCAAAAACCCTACTTTCTTGTTCCCGATGCCAATCTGTGTTGCCAACCTCTCAATCATAAGAAATGAGGTATTAAATCATTATCTTGATCATCGAATTCGAGTGATTGTTAGAGTGATGAGGGAGATATATTAACTGTTAATGCAGCCATCGTCCATCGACTGAATTCAAATCGTTCTCCGAGGACCATCCCGGTGAACAGTGCATCGTGATGAAAGGGAGGTTTGGAGAAGACGAAACAATCAAAATGGAAGCGACCATGTTTGATGGGTTTATGTATGTTCTAAGAACCGGTTTAGATGCTTCAGGAAGCGATATCCGTCTCCACATTAGCTTGCTTGTCAACATTAGCAAGGCTGATGGAAATGACGAGATGGAGTTCCTCTGCTCCGTCTGGCCTAACCGCATCGAAATTCAAAACCTTTACATGCTTAGA contains these protein-coding regions:
- the LOC125580873 gene encoding uncharacterized protein LOC125580873; amino-acid sequence: MSHRPSTEFKSFSEDHPGEQCIVMKGRFGEDETIKMEATMFDGFMYVLRTGLDASGSDIRLHISLLVNISKADGNDEMEFLCSVWPNRIEIQNLYMLRSNKSLKYDFQTAVKEFLRVRGIYGELCFFLHEYMMNKDRIELING